The Citrifermentans bemidjiense Bem genome window below encodes:
- a CDS encoding polyprenol monophosphomannose synthase, which translates to MKPIKPIVVIPTYNERDNLEMLARQILSLDPALELLVVDDNSPDGTGDVAEALAAETGRVMVLHRKGKMGLGSAYREGFARALALGADVVVQMDADFSHDPAVIPYFFAEMKQSDLVIGSRYLNGVSVVNWPLRRLMLSYFASVYTRVITGLTISDCTSGFKCFRAETLKAVDLTKIRSDGYSFQIEMNYRCKEKGLRISEVPIIFIDRHAGTSKMSKRIVREAVVMVWKLKFGSLLRGLLPKERV; encoded by the coding sequence TTGAAACCCATCAAACCGATCGTGGTGATACCCACCTACAACGAAAGGGACAATCTGGAGATGTTGGCCAGGCAGATACTTTCCCTCGACCCCGCCCTTGAACTGCTGGTCGTGGACGATAATTCCCCGGACGGCACCGGGGACGTGGCCGAGGCGCTGGCGGCGGAGACCGGCCGGGTGATGGTGCTGCACCGGAAAGGAAAAATGGGGCTTGGATCCGCCTACCGTGAAGGGTTCGCCCGTGCGCTGGCGCTCGGGGCGGATGTGGTGGTACAGATGGATGCCGATTTCTCCCATGATCCCGCGGTGATACCCTATTTCTTCGCTGAGATGAAGCAGTCCGACCTGGTCATCGGCTCCAGGTACCTGAACGGGGTAAGCGTGGTGAACTGGCCGCTGCGCCGCCTCATGCTGAGCTACTTCGCCAGCGTCTACACGCGCGTCATCACCGGCCTTACTATTTCAGACTGCACCAGCGGCTTCAAATGCTTCCGTGCCGAGACGCTTAAGGCCGTCGATCTCACCAAGATCCGCTCGGACGGCTATTCCTTCCAGATCGAGATGAACTACCGCTGCAAGGAAAAGGGGCTGCGTATCAGCGAGGTCCCCATCATCTTCATTGACCGGCACGCCGGCACCTCGAAGATGTCCAAGAGGATCGTGCGCGAGGCGGTGGTGATGGTATGGAAGCTGAAGTTCGGCTCGCTGTTACGGGGCCTTTTGCCCAAGGAGAGGGTGTGA
- a CDS encoding HU family DNA-binding protein, translated as MRCKPGGSMNKAELVSAIAEEAQLTKVDAEKSLMGILDALTNCLATGDKVTLVGFGTFSVAERAARTGQNPQTGKKIEIAASSAPKFKPGNTLKDLVNS; from the coding sequence TTGCGATGCAAACCGGGAGGATCAATGAATAAGGCAGAGCTGGTAAGCGCCATAGCAGAAGAAGCCCAGTTAACCAAGGTTGATGCTGAGAAGTCCCTCATGGGAATTTTGGACGCACTGACCAACTGCCTCGCCACCGGCGACAAGGTGACCTTGGTAGGTTTCGGTACCTTCAGCGTCGCCGAGCGCGCCGCCAGGACCGGCCAGAATCCGCAGACCGGCAAGAAGATCGAGATTGCCGCTTCGTCTGCGCCGAAGTTCAAGCCGGGCAACACCTTGAAGGACCTGGTAAACAGCTAA